A single genomic interval of Zingiber officinale cultivar Zhangliang chromosome 4A, Zo_v1.1, whole genome shotgun sequence harbors:
- the LOC121970298 gene encoding solute carrier family 25 member 44-like, producing the protein MSYMTATEVEEEEEERASATASGEIHLPAEVDWEMLDKWRFFVLGAGLFSGVSAALYPAVVVKTRIQVAQPPPPCLRAVASILRHEGPRGFYRGFATSLAGTVPARALYMGALEATKSAVGTVTLRFGVPEPAATAAASAAAGLSAAIAAQFVWTPIDVISQRLMVQSSAAAAKYRGGVDAFRKILYSDGLRGLYRGFGMSILTYAPSNAVWWASYYLSQKLIWSGIGCRMTEGGCELRPGYGTVMAVQGLSAAVAGGASAVVTMPLDTIKTRMQVLDGEGERMTIGRTVRSLLREGGWGACYRGLGPRWASMSLSATTMITTYEFLKRLSAKEPR; encoded by the coding sequence ATGAGCTATATGACCGCCACagaggtggaggaggaggaggaggagagggcgtCGGCGACGGCATCGGGAGAAATCCACTTGCCGGCGGAGGTGGACTGGGAGATGCTCGACAAGTGGCGGTTCTTCGTCCTTGGGGCTGGACTTTTCTCCGGCGTGTCTGCGGCTCTGTACCCGGCGGTGGTGGTCAAGACGCGGATCCAGGTGGCGCAACCACCGCCGCCGTGCCTCCGCGCAGTGGCCTCCATTCTCCGCCACGAGGGTCCCCGTGGGTTCTACCGTGGCTTTGCCACCTCCCTCGCGGGTACCGTGCCCGCGCGGGCGCTTTACATGGGCGCGCTCGAGGCCACAAAGAGCGCTGTTGGCACCGTCACCCTCCGCTTCGGGGTCCCGGAGCCTGCTGCTACAGCTGCCGCTTCCGCTGCTGCCGGGCTCAGCGCGGCCATCGCGGCCCAGTTTGTATGGACGCCGATCGATGTGATCAGCCAACGCCTCATGGTGCAGAGCTCCGCTGCCGCTGCCAAGTACCGCGGCGGCGTAGACGCCTTCAGGAAGATCCTTTACTCCGATGGCCTCCGAGGACTCTACCGAGGGTTCGGGATGTCGATCCTCACCTACGCGCCATCAAATGCCGTTTGGTGGGCCTCCTACTACCTTTCTCAAAAACTAATCTGGAGCGGCATCGGCTGCCGCATGACCGAAGGCGGCTGTGAGTTGAGGCCGGGATACGGCACGGTGATGGCGGTCCAAGGGTTGAGCGCTGCGGTGGCAGGTGGAGCGTCGGCGGTGGTGACGATGCCGCTCGACACCATCAAGACAAGGATGCAGGTGTTGGACGGCGAAGGTGAGAGAATGACGATTGGGCGAACTGTGAGGAGCCTTCTCAGAGAAGGAGGTTGGGGAGCTTGCTACCGAGGCCTGGGTCCGAGGTGGGCTTCCATGTCATTATCTGCCACCACCATGATCACCACCTATGAGTTCCTGAAGAGGCTTTCAGCCAAAGAGCCCCGTTAA